In Eucalyptus grandis isolate ANBG69807.140 chromosome 4, ASM1654582v1, whole genome shotgun sequence, the following proteins share a genomic window:
- the LOC104441068 gene encoding uncharacterized protein LOC104441068 — MVSPSDLMASLKALLVSAGAVSIAAAALRASVPSTSADTLAALLSCFRPPYHFVVVNSIIIAIAVTSRCFHHPQPEAAAAPGRIGVVEVAEAAPVTEVEAEAFDESKDFEEKRVEVVVEGNGGGFGGGDGYNGGCEGERKVASGRSASAPRRQVDASEKALVSPRLVRRKAANGDRLQGGETLRKPMRRSNESMENIWKAIVEAGAGKSTIWPVKVNDTDRQISLLGSPSPSSIRKSATFRDRTNQLRKELSPDELNRQVEAFINKFNKEMRLQRQESLNQLKETISRGT, encoded by the exons ATGGTGTCGCCGAGCGATCTGATGGCGTCCCTGAAAGCCCTGCTCGTGTCGGCCGGCGCGGTGTCCATTGCCGCCGCAGCCCTCAGAGCCTCTGTCCCATCGACCTCCGCCGACACTCTGGCGGCGCTCCTCTCATGCTTCAGGCCTCCGTACCACTTTGTCGTTGTCAACAGCATCATCATCGCCATCGCCGTCACCTCCAGGTGCTTCCACCACCCGCAGCCGGAGGCGGCCGCCGCCCCGGGGAGGATCGGGGTCGTGGAGGTAGCGGAGGCTGCGCCGGTGAcagaggtggaggcggaggcatTCGATGAGTCTAAGGATTTCGAGGAGAAGAgagtggaggtggtggtggaggggAACGGCGGGGGATTCGGCGGCGGAGATGGATATAACGGTGGCTGCGAAGGGGAGAGGAAGGTGGCGTCCGGGAGGTCCGCATCGGCGCCACGGAGGCAAGTGGACGCGTCGGAGAAAGCTCTGGTTTCGCCGAGGCTTGTCCGCCGGAAAGCTGCCAACGGCGACCGCCTTCAAG GGGGCGAAACTTTGAGAAAACCCATGAGGAGATCCAACGAAAGTATGGAGAACATATGGAAAGCGATAGTTGAGGCGGGTGCGGGGAAATCGACGATATGGCCCGTGAAAGTAAACGATACCGACCGTCAGATCAGCTTGCTGGGGTCACCGTCGCCGTCTTCGATACGAAAATCAGCGACGTTTAGGGATCGCACCAACCAGCTGAGGAAGGAGCTGAGCCCGGACGAGCTCAATCGCCAGGTCGAGGCATTCATCAACAAGTTCAACAAAGAAATGAGGCTACAGAGACAAGAGTcattaaatcaattaaaggagACGATCAGTCGTGGAACGTAG